One Sporomusaceae bacterium FL31 DNA window includes the following coding sequences:
- the exbB_3 gene encoding biopolymer transport protein ExbB: MDLLLQCISLFHKGGPVMYLLAFCSLVVVTIAAERFLYYRNGAVNMEIFIEKIQQLLERQRISEALQFCEQTSGIVAKLALQGLQAFQREEHVENTMTAGSMLAAARLRENMRYLSAIVTMAPLLGLLGTVIGMINSFSVFNVQSGQPMAITGGVGEALVATAAGLIVAVMALTTHVYFSHRLDKLITDMEQISALLVIRLAKKKLVRRENHEIA, translated from the coding sequence ATGGACTTATTATTACAATGCATCAGCTTATTTCATAAGGGCGGCCCGGTGATGTACTTGCTGGCATTTTGCTCATTGGTTGTCGTGACCATTGCAGCAGAACGATTTTTGTACTATCGCAATGGAGCAGTCAATATGGAGATTTTTATAGAAAAAATCCAGCAATTGCTGGAAAGGCAGCGAATTAGTGAAGCACTGCAGTTTTGCGAGCAAACGTCGGGGATTGTCGCTAAACTGGCTTTACAAGGATTGCAGGCATTTCAACGCGAGGAGCATGTAGAGAATACCATGACAGCCGGTTCCATGCTGGCCGCTGCTCGATTACGCGAAAATATGCGCTATCTGAGTGCTATTGTCACGATGGCTCCGTTGCTTGGCCTTTTAGGGACTGTTATTGGTATGATCAATTCTTTTAGTGTCTTTAATGTGCAATCTGGTCAGCCTATGGCTATTACTGGTGGAGTTGGGGAAGCTCTTGTGGCCACTGCTGCTGGTCTTATTGTTGCTGTTATGGCACTGACGACTCATGTGTATTTTTCACACCGGTTGGATAAATTGATCACTGACATGGAGCAAATTAGTGCACTTTTGGTTATCCGGCTGGCTAAAAAAAAGCTAGTGCGGAGGGAAAATCATGAAATTGCGTAA
- the moxR gene encoding magnesium chelatase — protein MVRTMVFPFVAVVGQELVKQALLIAAVNPKAGGVLLAGEKGTAKSTLVRGLANLLGTVRLVELPLNATEDMVFGSIDIQKAVQHGVRAATPGLLAKADGQLLYMDEINLLRREIVSGILDVAATGKNRVERESLSCCFDARFIMIGSMNPEEGNLPPQLLDRFGMVVTVQGERDAVVRAEIVRRILAYECDPLAFCQQYQEDSERLQQKLTAAQQRLPRVELSEAMVELAAQYCCQANSAGHRGELFLVEVARSIAALNERLYVLPDDVMTAAKLVLPHRLQPEPPTAEQPKPEEPSESRPEESEDNPEETQDEQQDCPLQEEQPQSEQDNQSEQGHQQEQTDGQDGNCAEQTADIGSIPPIGKLNINTRDRQARQGSGKRSLTRTDTKLGRYVRAEIRPDLITDLALDATLRAAAAYQRTRPRGNCALTIYRQDWRKKIREKRIGSTFLFVVDASGSMGARQRMAAVKGTVLALLQDAYQKRDQVGLIAFRRDHAEMLLPVTRSVDLAQKCLKHLPTGGKTPLAEGLVMTMEVMQALQRRDKDVQPVVVLVTDGRANSRNGSQPDAVTAALDVSRRLGATGVHSLVIDTEQDFIKLGIAGKIAQNLGGAYYKLEELSAQKIIQIVNRMR, from the coding sequence ATGGTACGGACGATGGTGTTTCCATTTGTAGCAGTAGTGGGGCAAGAACTGGTTAAACAAGCTCTGCTGATTGCTGCCGTTAATCCGAAGGCGGGTGGTGTGCTGCTGGCAGGCGAAAAAGGTACTGCAAAATCTACACTGGTGCGCGGCCTGGCCAACTTGCTGGGAACAGTCAGACTGGTTGAACTGCCGCTCAATGCTACCGAGGATATGGTGTTTGGCAGTATTGATATTCAAAAAGCTGTTCAGCACGGAGTAAGGGCGGCAACGCCGGGCTTGCTGGCCAAAGCTGACGGTCAGCTTTTATATATGGATGAAATCAATTTATTACGCCGCGAAATTGTAAGCGGTATTTTGGATGTGGCAGCGACCGGTAAAAACAGGGTCGAGCGTGAAAGCTTATCCTGCTGTTTTGATGCCCGGTTTATCATGATTGGCAGTATGAATCCGGAGGAGGGCAATCTGCCCCCTCAACTGCTCGATCGTTTTGGTATGGTGGTCACGGTTCAGGGAGAACGCGATGCCGTCGTGCGTGCCGAGATTGTCCGCCGAATATTAGCCTATGAGTGTGATCCGCTTGCATTTTGCCAACAGTATCAAGAAGACAGTGAACGGCTTCAGCAAAAGCTGACGGCTGCACAGCAGCGTCTGCCCCGGGTTGAGTTATCAGAAGCTATGGTGGAACTGGCTGCTCAGTATTGCTGCCAGGCCAACTCAGCCGGCCATCGGGGAGAGCTGTTTTTGGTCGAAGTGGCCAGGAGCATTGCTGCACTCAACGAGCGGCTTTATGTATTGCCTGATGATGTGATGACAGCAGCTAAACTGGTGCTGCCCCATCGCCTGCAGCCTGAGCCTCCAACGGCTGAGCAGCCTAAACCGGAGGAGCCGTCCGAATCGCGGCCGGAAGAGTCAGAAGACAATCCGGAGGAGACCCAGGATGAGCAGCAAGACTGCCCTCTTCAGGAGGAGCAGCCTCAATCTGAGCAGGACAATCAATCCGAGCAAGGCCATCAGCAAGAGCAAACGGATGGGCAAGATGGAAATTGTGCCGAGCAAACTGCTGATATTGGCAGTATTCCGCCAATTGGCAAATTGAATATCAACACCCGGGACAGGCAAGCACGGCAAGGTTCCGGCAAACGAAGTCTGACCCGAACTGATACGAAACTGGGCCGCTATGTCAGGGCTGAAATCCGGCCTGATCTGATTACCGATTTGGCACTGGATGCAACGCTACGGGCTGCTGCAGCCTATCAGCGTACAAGACCGCGCGGTAATTGTGCGCTAACTATTTACCGCCAGGACTGGCGGAAAAAAATTCGTGAAAAGCGGATTGGCAGTACGTTTTTATTTGTGGTAGATGCCAGTGGATCGATGGGCGCCAGACAACGAATGGCAGCGGTTAAAGGAACTGTGCTGGCTCTGCTGCAGGATGCCTATCAAAAGCGGGATCAAGTAGGCCTCATTGCTTTCCGGCGTGACCATGCTGAAATGCTGTTGCCAGTAACCCGCAGTGTCGATTTGGCTCAGAAGTGTCTGAAACATTTACCGACAGGTGGCAAGACGCCATTGGCCGAAGGGCTGGTCATGACGATGGAGGTCATGCAGGCGCTTCAGCGCCGGGATAAAGATGTACAGCCGGTCGTGGTGCTGGTGACCGATGGGCGGGCCAACAGCCGGAATGGCAGTCAGCCTGATGCAGTGACAGCTGCCCTGGATGTGTCCCGCAGATTAGGGGCGACCGGAGTGCACAGCCTAGTCATTGATACCGAGCAGGATTTTATTAAGTTGGGGATTGCGGGAAAAATCGCTCAGAATTTAGGTGGAGCTTACTATAAATTAGAAGAATTATCGGCGCAAAAGATTATCCAAATTGTCAACAGGATGCGCTGA
- the bchI_2 gene encoding magnesium-chelatase 38 kDa subunit — MNTTTIYPFAAIVGQQDMKLALILNIINPSLGGVLIKGEKGTAKSTAVRALADLLPAMEVAVGCRFQCNPQSAAHWCENCSERKNSGKTVTSKFVKMRVVELPVSATEDRVVGTLDIEHAIKEGEKRFEPGILADANRNILYVDEINLLDDHVVDVLLDAAAMGVNTVEREGVSHSHPAKFVLVGTMNPEEGDIRPQLVDRFGLSVTVKGEHDPEQRVEVIKRRLAYEHDSAAFAAQYAGEQQQLAEQIIQARKLLPLIKLPEELLLLTAKLAIVLEVDGHRADITVIKTALTLAAFAGRPTVTADDIRQAAHLALPHRMRRRPFEEGVLDWDKIEAVFTEHQS; from the coding sequence ATGAACACTACAACCATCTATCCATTTGCCGCGATTGTTGGTCAACAGGATATGAAATTAGCATTAATTTTAAATATTATTAATCCGTCGTTAGGAGGCGTCCTGATTAAGGGCGAAAAAGGTACTGCCAAATCCACAGCGGTGAGGGCGCTGGCCGATTTGCTGCCAGCCATGGAAGTAGCTGTTGGCTGCCGTTTTCAGTGTAATCCGCAAAGTGCGGCTCATTGGTGTGAGAACTGTAGTGAACGCAAAAACTCAGGAAAAACAGTTACCAGTAAATTTGTCAAAATGCGGGTTGTGGAATTACCGGTCAGTGCAACCGAAGACCGCGTTGTTGGTACCTTGGATATCGAGCATGCCATCAAGGAAGGCGAAAAGCGGTTTGAACCAGGAATCTTGGCGGATGCCAACCGCAATATTTTGTATGTGGATGAAATTAACTTGTTGGATGATCATGTTGTTGATGTGCTGCTCGATGCGGCTGCTATGGGGGTTAATACTGTTGAACGCGAAGGGGTATCTCATTCGCATCCGGCTAAATTTGTGCTGGTAGGGACGATGAATCCGGAAGAAGGCGATATTCGTCCCCAGTTAGTGGATCGCTTTGGTTTATCGGTAACCGTAAAAGGCGAGCATGATCCTGAGCAGCGGGTAGAAGTGATTAAACGCCGCCTGGCCTACGAGCACGATTCGGCTGCTTTTGCTGCTCAATATGCCGGTGAGCAGCAGCAATTGGCCGAACAAATTATCCAGGCACGCAAACTTCTGCCGTTGATTAAGCTGCCGGAAGAGTTATTGCTGTTAACGGCTAAGCTGGCGATTGTATTGGAAGTTGACGGTCATCGGGCTGATATTACGGTGATTAAGACAGCCCTGACTTTAGCGGCTTTTGCCGGACGACCCACAGTGACTGCTGACGACATCAGGCAAGCTGCCCATTTGGCACTGCCCCACCGGATGCGCCGCCGGCCTTTTGAAGAAGGTGTGCTGGATTGGGATAAAATTGAGGCCGTGTTTACTGAACACCAGTCGTAG
- a CDS encoding carbon-nitrogen hydrolase, producing MRVALLHLELSSGPQAENLRKLREAVSVAAQAGAAWIITPETALQGYFFALNGDAQQGAAFAAAGIEEICALAAEYRVTIFLGCAEQDDQFQKAYNSCIVIDPTGKVIGRHRKLRGHGDAEQWAAKGESLEPIACGELTAGILICADSWYVNHAILLKEQGAQVIIVPAAWPPGKCGPGDCWETCSRNTHLPVWVCNQTGNRDRFDFSQAESVVIAHGKKQLYYKGLEPAVLIFDWDVAEQRLVSKAFNVLKPELF from the coding sequence ATGCGGGTTGCCCTGCTGCATTTAGAGTTAAGCAGTGGACCGCAAGCGGAAAATTTACGAAAATTGCGTGAGGCTGTAAGCGTTGCTGCCCAGGCTGGAGCGGCCTGGATTATTACGCCGGAGACAGCGTTACAAGGTTACTTTTTTGCTTTGAACGGCGATGCGCAGCAGGGTGCAGCGTTTGCTGCGGCTGGCATTGAGGAAATTTGTGCTTTGGCGGCTGAATACCGCGTTACCATCTTCTTGGGGTGCGCGGAACAGGATGATCAATTCCAGAAGGCTTACAATAGCTGTATTGTGATTGATCCAACCGGAAAAGTTATCGGTCGTCACCGCAAGTTACGCGGTCACGGCGATGCCGAGCAGTGGGCCGCAAAAGGCGAGTCACTGGAGCCGATAGCCTGTGGAGAGCTAACGGCTGGTATTCTGATCTGTGCTGATTCCTGGTATGTCAATCATGCTATTTTATTAAAGGAACAGGGTGCTCAGGTCATTATCGTGCCAGCTGCCTGGCCGCCTGGGAAGTGCGGCCCTGGCGATTGCTGGGAAACTTGTTCCCGCAATACGCATCTGCCCGTTTGGGTGTGCAATCAAACCGGCAACCGTGACCGCTTTGACTTTAGCCAAGCTGAGAGTGTGGTCATTGCCCATGGCAAAAAGCAGCTGTATTACAAAGGTCTAGAGCCAGCAGTGCTGATCTTTGACTGGGATGTTGCTGAGCAGCGTCTGGTGTCCAAAGCTTTTAATGTATTAAAGCCGGAATTATTTTGA
- the yvrC gene encoding putative ABC transporter substrate-binding lipoprotein YvrC, which translates to MKRLVYLLIMCWMIMVITGCSGSRDQQPDHQKSAYEVTDSQGQVVRLTHKPQRIIPLSIGTDEIVVNLVALERIAALTYLSDDPGISNVTEQAKLVDTKVRANPEQIIALQPDLVIIPDWQPQELSQMIRSAGIPVYVYHGPNTVEEVKQSILELAQVLGEEQAGSQLIAQMDSELAAIQEQVGKIPPEQRKTVISFSLLGAGGGKESLFDDLCRYAAVNNGAALAGLGKYGMLSKEQIVQINPDIFIMPMWDYTGKTDVNQYREEVYSDPGLQTVRAVRNNQLIMAPDKYQNSSSHYIVYGVRDIAKAAYPNLDWQ; encoded by the coding sequence GTGAAACGTCTCGTTTATCTGTTAATTATGTGCTGGATGATAATGGTGATTACTGGTTGCAGCGGTTCGCGCGACCAACAGCCAGATCATCAGAAATCAGCTTATGAAGTGACTGATTCACAGGGCCAAGTGGTCAGACTGACGCACAAGCCGCAGAGAATCATACCCTTATCAATCGGCACCGATGAGATTGTAGTGAATTTGGTGGCACTGGAGCGGATTGCAGCCTTAACTTATTTGTCTGACGATCCGGGAATATCAAATGTTACTGAGCAGGCTAAGCTTGTTGATACCAAAGTTAGGGCCAATCCTGAGCAGATTATTGCCTTGCAGCCTGATTTGGTCATTATTCCTGATTGGCAGCCTCAGGAGCTTAGTCAGATGATCCGGAGTGCCGGTATTCCTGTTTATGTTTATCATGGGCCAAACACGGTTGAAGAAGTGAAGCAGAGTATTCTTGAATTGGCCCAAGTTTTAGGTGAAGAACAGGCTGGCAGTCAATTAATTGCGCAGATGGATAGTGAATTGGCTGCTATTCAGGAACAGGTTGGTAAAATTCCACCAGAACAGCGTAAGACAGTGATTAGCTTTAGTTTATTAGGAGCCGGTGGAGGCAAAGAAAGTTTATTTGATGATCTTTGCCGCTATGCAGCAGTCAACAATGGTGCAGCATTAGCCGGTTTAGGTAAATATGGGATGCTATCAAAAGAACAAATTGTTCAAATTAATCCCGATATTTTTATTATGCCGATGTGGGATTATACTGGCAAAACCGATGTCAATCAGTACCGGGAAGAAGTATATAGTGATCCTGGCTTGCAGACAGTCAGGGCTGTACGTAATAATCAGCTCATAATGGCTCCCGATAAATATCAGAACAGTTCATCGCACTATATTGTGTATGGTGTTCGTGACATTGCCAAGGCAGCCTATCCGAATCTGGACTGGCAATAA
- the nifE_4 gene encoding nitrogenase molybdenum-cofactor biosynthesis protein NifE translates to MDSRPGQYACSQSGSCALAGAAAFFAGIPGAVVVINGQLWCYFYAKRHTERQSTVAGEQILCSQVDGTAIIYGTEEQLMKTLLHVKTSLKPELVAIINSCAVSLIGDDTAGIASQAALGCPVVCVDSSGLSGGFAAGYREAAKAYFNHIPMLAPEEIKRHTINLIGGTVGYYNAAADFDELHRMLTLGGCKLIAAPGAGSSVEAIAGLRQAELNVVLHHELGEQLAQELYKLYGIPYVTLLPPFGLQGTLAWSEAIIGALASKPASWQLLQQEISGLESEIHRTLLDIQRLWGNMWFDQIVVAAPESIALAVAKAVRYELADTRRLAVIVQGNSSWQTPIAGIETLISSNSTCQVQAELACLQGGLLLGSSNETASVQQLGIKKMVRQNIALPVLDEVIITPSPLMGITGMRCLTERLWNKYIRLQELLD, encoded by the coding sequence ATGGATAGCAGGCCTGGTCAGTATGCTTGCAGCCAGTCTGGCAGCTGTGCGCTGGCAGGAGCGGCCGCCTTCTTCGCCGGGATACCTGGAGCTGTTGTGGTGATTAACGGTCAATTATGGTGCTACTTTTATGCTAAACGGCATACTGAGCGGCAATCAACAGTCGCTGGTGAACAGATTCTTTGTTCACAGGTTGATGGAACTGCCATTATCTATGGTACTGAAGAGCAACTGATGAAGACTTTATTGCACGTCAAAACTTCGTTAAAGCCTGAACTGGTGGCTATTATTAATAGTTGTGCGGTTAGTCTGATTGGTGATGATACAGCCGGAATCGCTTCACAGGCTGCCTTAGGATGCCCTGTGGTGTGTGTCGATAGTAGTGGGCTCTCTGGTGGGTTTGCTGCAGGATACCGGGAGGCAGCCAAGGCTTACTTTAATCACATACCAATGCTAGCGCCAGAAGAGATTAAGCGACACACCATTAACCTAATCGGGGGTACTGTTGGTTACTACAATGCAGCAGCCGACTTTGATGAACTGCACCGGATGTTAACTCTAGGCGGCTGTAAACTCATTGCTGCGCCTGGGGCAGGGAGCAGTGTTGAAGCGATTGCCGGCTTGCGGCAGGCAGAACTGAATGTTGTTCTTCATCACGAGCTAGGAGAACAACTGGCTCAAGAGCTTTACAAATTATATGGCATTCCTTATGTTACACTGTTACCGCCTTTTGGCCTTCAGGGAACTCTAGCTTGGAGTGAAGCCATTATTGGTGCTTTAGCGAGCAAGCCTGCTTCTTGGCAATTATTACAGCAAGAAATTTCCGGGCTGGAAAGTGAAATACATCGGACCTTGCTTGATATTCAGCGCTTATGGGGCAACATGTGGTTTGATCAGATTGTTGTAGCGGCTCCAGAGTCCATTGCACTAGCAGTGGCTAAGGCTGTCCGGTATGAATTAGCCGATACCAGGCGGCTTGCGGTTATCGTTCAGGGCAATAGCTCTTGGCAGACGCCAATTGCTGGAATTGAAACCCTGATTTCCAGCAATAGTACTTGTCAGGTGCAAGCCGAGCTGGCCTGTTTGCAAGGCGGCCTATTACTGGGCAGCAGTAATGAAACAGCCAGCGTCCAACAATTAGGAATAAAAAAAATGGTTCGCCAGAATATTGCTTTACCTGTTTTGGACGAAGTTATTATCACTCCTAGTCCGCTGATGGGGATCACGGGAATGCGCTGTTTAACCGAACGCCTTTGGAATAAATATATCAGACTTCAGGAACTGCTGGATTAA